Proteins co-encoded in one Haladaptatus sp. ZSTT2 genomic window:
- the rpl12p gene encoding 50S ribosomal protein P1 yields MEYIYAALILNETDAEINEENLTAVLDAAGVDVEESRVKALVAALEDVDIEDAIEQAAAVPAAGGAAAPAEGGDDSDDDSDDDAAAADEGDDDEEEEDEEASGEGLGSLFG; encoded by the coding sequence CATCCTGAACGAGACGGACGCAGAGATCAACGAAGAAAACCTCACCGCAGTGCTCGACGCCGCAGGCGTTGACGTCGAAGAGTCCCGCGTGAAGGCGCTCGTCGCCGCACTCGAGGACGTCGACATCGAAGACGCAATCGAGCAGGCAGCCGCAGTCCCTGCCGCCGGTGGCGCCGCCGCACCTGCAGAGGGTGGCGACGACTCCGACGACGACAGCGACGACGACGCTGCAGCAGCCGACGAGGGCGACGACGACGAAGAAGAAGAGGACGAAGAGGCCAGCGGCGAAGGTCTCGGCTCCCTCTTCGGCTAA